The following nucleotide sequence is from Alkalihalobacillus sp. LMS39.
AACGAAAGACGTAAAGATGGGCTTTTCATGGCCTACGTTGTTTTTTGGTTTCCTCAATCCTTTATTTAAAGGAGATATAAAATGGGCAATTATTATGTTTGTTTTAACGATAGCCACATTTGGAGTAGCATGGCTGTTTTTTCCTTTTGTGTATAATTTATTTTATATGTCTAGTTTGTTGAGGAAAGGTTTTATCGCTTACGATGAAAATGGATATCCCATAGATAGGCTAAATAAGAACAACAAGGTAAATGAGGTAAATAAGGTCACTCAATGAGTGGTCTTTTTTTTTTAGCAAGAAGGAGGTTGATAATTATGATTGAGGGTGGTTGGTTCTTAAGGATGTATGTAACGCTTCCTCTTATTCTTATTCTTAATGCTGTTTTATCGTACTTAGTAAAAAGGAAGAGCAGGAAATGAAGATTAGGCAAGAATTACTAGCTGCTATTAAGATAGGAAACCTGATGAAATTTTATAAGTCTAAGGAATGGTTATCGCTTAGGAAGAAAGCCTTGAAGCGTGACAATTATGAATGTCAAATGTGCAAGTCAAAAGGAAGCTATCATAAAGCAGAGAACGTGCATCACATTAAAGAAGTTAAGACTCATCCAGAACTGGCTCTGTCGTTAAATAATCTCCAATGCTTATGCATTAGTTGTCACAATGAAATACATGATCGGCTAGAAGAAACGAGAAAACCTAAATTCATGAATGAAGAGAGATGGTAATTAGTGATTGATATAATCAGAGAAATTGTAGATAACACCCCCCGGTAAAAAAAATCAGCTTTCTACTGGGGGGTGGCTCAACGGGAGGGGGAGAGCGGTAAAAATATATTTGAGGTTTTCACATAACGGGAGGTGTGCACACAAAGAAACCCAAATTATTTCCCAGTTAGAGGGTGCACACAAGAATAAAATAAAACAAAAAGTGGGGTGGTGTATATGAATGAATATTAATTCAGACACGCGCAAACTCGCTCATATCGACTATTTGAATAAAATGAAATACAAAGAAATTGCCGAAAAATACAAAGTCTCGATTAATACGGTTAAGTCCTGGAAAAAACGTTATAATTGGCAAAGAGATACTGCATCACTGCCTCAATTCGCACCCGAAATTGAGGAAATGCAACCTGATTCTCAATTAGAACAGCAAAATCCACTTAGAGAATTAATAAAAAATGATTTATTAAACCAACTTAAAAATAATGGGACGTTCGGTAGTCACTTTAAGGATTTAGTGTGTGATTACATGTCGATGTGGGACATAAAAAATATGCTAATTGATGATATCTCTCGACGGGGAGTTGTCGTCAAATGGTCAAATGGAAAACAATCAGGGGAAAAAAAGAACGAGAGTATTAATGAATTGAACAAAACAAATGCTCAAATGTTGAAAATTCTAGCAGAACTTGAATTAAGAGCATCTAAGTTTGATAAGGATGATGACGATGCCGAAGATGTATAAGTATCATCCTTACATCGATGAATACATGTACATGGTTGAAAGTGGTAAAATCCAAGCTTGTAAAGAACAAAAATTATTAATGGATTTTCTACGTTGGAAGTTAGATCAACCAGAAGTTGTTATCGATGCAGAAGCAATAGAAAAATCTGTTGAGGTTCCTGCAGACTATTTTCCTTTTGAGTTATTTGTGTGGCAAAAATTTTGTAATGCTTTCATTTTTGGCGTTAGGTATAAAGATGGACGGTTGATGTTCAACCGTTTTTTAATTGAGATTGGTCGTGGAGCTGGTAAGAATGGTTACATTTCTTATAACAGCTTTTTTATGTTGACAGGACATCATGGCATACAGAATTACGACATCGATATTGTTGCTACATCAGAAAAACAGGCCAAAACATCGTTTGAAGATGTGTACAATGTTCTGGACGATCCGAAACACAGTAAAAAAATGAAAAAGGTTTTTTACAAGTCAAAGGTTCTTATTCAGCACAAAAAAACAAAATCAAAAATGGAATACAACACGTCAAACGCCAGAACGAAGGATGGTAAGCGAAGTGGTGTTATCATCTTTGATGAAATACATGAATATGACAACTACGGTGATGTGAAAGTATTTACATCCGGTTTAGGTAAGAAACCAGACCCACGGACATTCTACATCACGACAGATGGTTATATACGCGGTGGAGTCCTGGACGATTTAAAAGCAGAAGCTAAAATGGTCCTTAACAAAGAACTTCCCGAATCAACGCTGTTTCCTTTCATTTGTAAATTGGACGATGAAAAAGAAGTTGATAACATTGATATGTGGGAGAAAGCCAACCCTTCATATCGTTACAATAAACATTTACAGACAGAAATGAAGCTAGAATATCATGACATGCAGCTGAATAGCGCATTGCGAACAGAATTCATGACGAAACGTATGAATTTGCCTGTTGAAGATGCAAGAAAGGAAGTTGCAACCTATGAGGAACGATTAGCAACTGAAAAGCCTTTTCCTGAAGAACTTAAGGGAATAGAAGCAATCGGTGCTGTTGACTTTGCACAAATTAGAGACTTTTGCTCTGTTGGATTGTTATTTAAATTTGATGGAAAGCGTTACTGGATGCAGCATACGTTCATGCACCATACGGCTCCGAAGCTTCAAGATATCAATCAGGAGATTATTGCTTTAGCAATAGAGAAGAAGTTACTAACTGTTGTCTATGATGAATCAATTAATTCTGGGCATGTGTTAAATTGGTTTGTTGAGCAGGCTAAGACATTCAGAATATTGAAGGTCAGCATGGATTTATACCGTTCAACAATCCTAAAAGAAGCCTTCACAACAGCTGGCTTTGATGTGGAAATTGTTCGGAGAGGTGCAGCAACACATGCAATGTTGTCTCCTCTTGTTGAAGAAATGTTTGTACAACGTACAGTTGTGTTTGGAGATGATCCACTGATGCGTTGGTATGTTGGGAATGTTTATAAGGAAGAACATCATAACGGTAATGTTGAATATAAGAAAATCGATAAAGAAAAGCGGAAGACCGATGGGTTTTTCGCTTTTTTACATGCTTTGAACTTTGATTCTGACTTGAAAGAGCAAACCGCAATAACAAAAGATAATGTTAAAAAAATATTTAAATCGTACAACTATTAAGCATGAGGGAGGTGAGAACGTGGGAGCGTTTGATTGGTTTAGAGCATGGTTTGGTTCAAACAATACGATTAAACTAGATGGCTATTTCTTTGAACTAAACGTCAAGGCTTATTACAAGCGGTTAGCGGTTGAGTCGTGTATTGATTTAATTGCTAACACGGTTAGTAGGTGTGAATTTCAAACTTTTGAAAAAGGGAAAGAAAAAAGAGGCGAGACTTATTATCTCTTAAATGTACAACCCAATCAAAACCAAAATGCAACAGAATTTATTCATAGCTTAATAAACAATTTAATCATGAATAATGAGGTGTTGATTATTATGCAAGATGATCAGTTGTATGTGGCAGATGATTATTCAAAGAAAGAATATGCATTTAAAGAAAATGTTTATAGAGATGTCGTTATAGGTGAACTGAAGCTCGATAAAACATTTCTGGAATCTGATGTCCTAAATATTAAGCTTAATAACCGAAATGTGATGAACGTCATAAATAGTCTATATGAAGACTATGGGAAGCTACTGGCCTCAGGGATTAATTACTATAAACGAAAAAACAATAAGCGTTATCTAATTAAAGGGGATTTTATAAGACCACAGGACAAAGAGACTCAAGAAGCTATAGATGAAATGTTCCAAGGTCAGTTAAAGAATTGGTTTGACCCGGACAAAGAAGGATCGGCTTTTCAAATACAGGATGGTTATGCGATGGAAGATATGAGCGATGGTCAAAAGGGTAACGCAGGAAATATTGGTACGAGTCGTGATATCCGCGAAATGATAAACGACATTATTGATTTTGTGGCAATGCCATTGCACATTCCAAGAGGATTAATTAAGGGTGATGTTGCTGATGTTGAAAAACTTGTTGATAGTTTTCTTATGTTTGGTATAAAACCAATTGTTGAGCTAGTCATGGATGAAATCAACCGGAAAATGTACACCAAGGCACAGTTCTTAGAACGTACGTATATGAAGATTGATACAAATCAAATAAAAGTCGTTGATATTACTCAACTTGCTTCCGCAGCTGACAAGCTTTTTGCGATAGGCTTTAGTTTTAATGACATCCTAGCTCTAGTTGGAAGAGATCCAATTCACGAGGAATGGGCTAACAAGCGATATGTTACAAAGAATTATCAAGACATTCAATCTCTGGAGGGAGGTGAAAGTGAATGACAAAAAAGAGATTTAGAAATGAGAAATATAACACTCTGCCAAAGATTGATAAAGTATTTAAAGCAGAGGCCATTGATACTGAAACTTCTAAAATAACAATCTATGGAGACATCGGTGAATCATGGTGGGGAGAATATATCACGGCAACCGATGTGGAAAATGCCCTGAAAAACATCACAACAAGCTCTGTCCATGTACATGTAAATAGTTACGGAGGAGACGTGTTTGATGGTATCGCGATTTATAACCAGTTAAAGAACCATTCAGCAAAAATTATTATGCATATTGATGGTATTGCAGCTTCTGCAGCTTCAATCATAGCAATGGCTGGTGATGAAATTGTAATGGGTCTTGGCTCTATGTTAATGATTCATGAGGGTTCAACATTTGCATGGGGAACAAAAACTGACATAAGGAAAACGTTAAACGCTCTTGAAGGAATTGATAAATCGATTGCAGATATCTACATGGGTAGATATAAGGGTGAACGAAATGAAATAGACACTATGATTGTAAATGAAACGTGGTTTACTTCTAATGAAGCAGTTGAAGTAGGACTTGCTGACCGTGTGGATGAGGAACAAGAAGTGGTTGAAAATTCAGATCCGGAAGACTTTAAGAACAGTGTATTACAGAGATTTCGCCAAAAACACCAAAAGGCTTCAAATCCAGAACAATTTAGTACAAACGAAAATATTTTAATCCGATTGAAACGCCAAGCATAGGCGCTTTTTATTTTGGTTAATAGGAGGAAAAACATGACAAAGAGTAGAGCTTTATTAAAAACTGTACAGCAGAAGAATCTTACAAAAATGAATTTGCAGTATTTTGGAGGAACAGGGGGTATTAAGAACCTCGACACAAAAACTGCAATTGAGAACAAAGAAGAAAGAATTAAAGCGATGCGAGAAGCATTTGAGAGTGGCGATGCTAATGATGTAGCCGAGACTATTATCTCAAACTTTGAAAATAACATGGTTCACATTCAAGATATGATGAACAGCGTTGTAAAAGAAGCAAAGCAAGCAGAAGAAGAAAATTGGGATGCACAAGTATTAGCTTCTCGTGGTGTTCGTGTTCTTACGACAGAAGAAAAGAAATTTTATAATGCAGCTATTGAAGCAGAGTCATTTGATGAAGTCATTAAGCTAATGCCTCCAACCGTATTTGAACGTGTTTTTGAGGACCTTGAAAAGGAACATCCTTTGTTGTCGTTAGTTAACTTCCAACAAACAGGAGCTACAACGGCTTGGGTATTAAGAAAACCAGGCGAACCAGTTGCGTTCTGGGGAGATGTTACTGCAGCTATTCAGGAAATGCTTGATGAAGGGTTCCGTACAATCGAACAAGGAATGTTCAAGCTTAGTGGTTTCTTAGTTGTTTCGAAAGCAATGTTTGAACTTGGACCGACTTGGTTAGATCGCTATGTTCGTACTTTTATGAGTGAAGTTGTTGCTGATGAATTGGAAAACGTAATTGTAAAAGGTGACGGGGATAAAAAGCCTATTGGAATGATGAAGGATTTAGAGGCTGATATTGTTGGAGGAAAGTACCAAGATAAACAAGCAATTCCTTTACCTGACTTCACTCCTGCTACGATTGGAAAAGAAATTTTAGCTCCAACTACAAAGAATGGCACTCGTCGTTATACAGGAGTTACTCTAATTATTAATCCGTTAGATTATGCAATGAGACTTTTCGCAATTGGTGCCAAGCAACGTGATGACGGTACATGGACTTACAACAATTTTGCTGTTCCAGGACTTACAATTGTTCAATCTCCTGCAGTTCCTTTAGGAAAGATGATTTCAGGGAAACCAAAGGATTACTTCATGGGAGTTGCGACAACACAAAAACTTGAAACAACTGATGTTCTTCGAATGATTGAGGACCAGCGACTCTATTTAATTCGACAATTGGCAAACGGGCGTCCACTTGATGCAGATTCATTCCGTGTCTTTGATATTAGTCAAATTGGGGAAACGCCAACACCATAAGGAGGACTTGTAAATGACCTATCAAGTATTAAGTGCATTTGTTGAAAAAGAACATAAAAACATTACGTATAAAGAAGGGGAAATTTATCCGAAATTTGGATTCTCTGCTGACCCTTCGAGAGTTGAATATTTACAATCTGAGGAGAACAAATATAAAAAGGCATTTCTTGGCCCCGAACTACCCGTTCAGGAAAAGGAAACAAAGTCGAAAAAGGAAGAAGAACCTACAAAAGTTGAAGACCCACCTATGGATCCTGACGAAGATGATTCTAATACTACATCTGAAACGACTAGTAAGAAATCAACGAATAAAAAGTAGGGACTGCTCATGAGCGGGAATCAAAACAACTTAGTGGATGAGTTAAAGTCAAAACTTCGTATTACATGGAACGAGGAAGATACAGACCTAGCAGAATTACTTGAAGGAGGAAAGGCGTACCTTTCAGCATTGACAGGTGCGTCTTTTAATTTTGCTCAAGAGAAGTGGCCAAAAGAAATCCTCCTGGAACGGTGTCGTTATGTTTATAACAACGCAGGTGATGAGTTTGAAGAAAACTATGCAGACGAATTAAAAAGGCTGATTTTAGAAGTTGCATTAGGGAGAGTTGGTGTCGTAAATGAAAGCATATCAGGAGACCTTTAATGACGGGTTCCTTTATTTCGGGCATAAGAAAACAAAGCGCTCTGAACGAGGAAAGCGTATAGGTGTCTTTTTTGAAAAAGAGGGGAAACTTGCTTTTCGAGAATTGTCATGTAGGGAAAGTGACTATGAGCTTGCTGGTGCGCTAGGAAGTAGTCTTGATATGAAGGTGAAAACGAGATATCCACCATCTTTTCGTACGATAAACAAAAATCAGTTGAAATGTATGATTGATAATATGGAATTTGATGTTTTAAAGGTGGACAGTGATAGAGAAAAGAAATTCCTCTTTTTCTATTTACAGGAGGTGGGAAGAACAAATGAACGAGAAGACAAAGAAGTATATTCAAGAACAGAATCAAGAGATGCTCCAAACGATACGGAATCACTTTAGCCTTCCCACTTTTCAAGATGATATTGCACAAGATGAAGTGCCGGATGTTCTTAATTACTTTTTGTTAGTGTATGGGGATATAGAAAGTGTAGATGGTTCTAAATCACTCTCACAGGAAATCTTTGTTGTTTATGTTTGTGAAGATAATGATTTTGTTGATGAACAATCCATTGATGTCATTTCCATGATTTCAAATGTAAAAGGAATTAATTTCAAAAGAACAATGAAAAGAAGGTTACAGAAAAAAGACCAAGATGAATACCTAGACCAAGTGACTTTCATATTCAATAGGAAGATGCCTTATGAGTGTAAGATATGAGATTGATTTTTCAGAAGTGGAATTACTGGAAGAAAAGCTAAGGCAATTGCCGGGGAATGTCGAAAAGGTTCTAAATGATGTCCTTCATAAAACAGGTGTGAAAGAGGTAACGGACCACATTACTGCACGTATCCCTGTTTCTAAGGGGAAATATGCCCGTATCAAACGTCATGCTAAAATGAGCAATTGGTCTAAGAGTGACACTGGAAACTTAGAATTTACAGTTAAGTCCAGAGGCGGAGCGGCCAAAAATCGTGGAAGTTTCGGCTATCTCGTCTTTCCTAATGAAGGAAGAGGACCCTTTAATCCAAGGGAACAGAGGTTTATGGAGGATGGATTAGATAATTCAACTTCTCCGGTATTAAAAAGCATTAATGAGACAGTGGATAAATTACTAAAGGAGGCGTTATAGATGCCAACAGTTGTAGAGAATTTTGATGCAATGGCCATCAAAAATAGTTCTGTTCAATTCTTTGATAATGGGACACAAAAAGAAGGAACGAAATTTGGATGTGTCGGGAATCTTGGTGGAGAAACAACGTTAAAGGAAATCATTAAACGTTGTGAAGGAGTTGAAGTGCGGAAAATCACAAAACCTGAAAAAATTGATTTAACAGTTTCAGCTCATATTCCAGTAAAAGTGGTTCGTGATATTTTTGGTATTAATTCAACAGACTTAAAGCCCGGAGTATATAAATATTCACAGAACAGCAAAGGGAAGGAATTTGTATTTACTGCTGATGTGATTGATGAGTTTGAAGATGTTGTGAAGCTGATTGCTTTTCCGAAGTGTTCAAGTGCTACAGGATTCCGTTTTACTATCGAAAACGGAGCGGATGAAGTCGCCGAAATGGAAGTGGAGATAACAGCATATCCGGATGAAAAGAAAAACTTGTACTATGAAGCCTTTGCTTCTGAACTACAAGATACAAACATTCAAGAAAATTGGCACAAGTTATTTACTTATGAACTGGTAGAAAAGATTCCTACACCGTAAAGAGTAGCGTTATATGCTGCTCTTTTTTTCTTGGAAAATAAAATGTTGAGGAGAATGATAGATGAAAATTTTCACTGTAACTCTAAAAGAAAAAGAAATTATTGAAACGAGCGAAGGACAGTTTGAAGAAGTTGTACTAAAAACAAAAAAGTATCCTGCAGCATTAACCAATAAGTCGTTACTTATCGGTAAACAACTAGGTATTTTACAAGGCTCAACCATAACCGATGTTATTGGAATTGTAGATTTTGACACGGATAAAAAAGAAGAGGATATGGCACCAGGTTTTGATTTATTGGCATATGAACAAGTTATCTATCTTGCTGTAGTTGGGATTAATAAAAACTTTACTCTTTCTTTAGAAGATTTCTTAGACCAATACGATGAACCGATGGATGAAAAAACAGAGTTGTTTGGGAAATTGCTAGAAGGCTATTTTTCAGAAGGAAATAAAAATAACTTTGCTAGAGGTTTACAAAATAGCACGAAAAAAAAGTCGGGAAAGGGCAAGCGCAAAAGATAAAACCTCCCACACTTAATATTGAATGTATTGAAGATAAATATGTTCTTTATTGCCTGGTGTATGGGATTGATAGTGATATCTTTTGGCATTACCCAATTGCTAGTGTTGAGCGGATTTTCGAAGGAAAACAAGCGTTTGATGCATGGCAAAACAATCCGATGTAGGGGGTGACTGAATGGCAAAAACCCCGGAAACTAAAGTCAAGTTTAGTATTTTTAATAAAGAATTCAATGATGGCCTTCGTGAAATGGGGCGAGAAAGCTCCAATCTAAGAAAAGAATTCAAGCTCCAAGATGAGCGATTAAAAGCAAACGGAACCGAAACGGACCGTTTAAAAAATAAAGTAAACTACTTATCAAAGGAACATGACCTAGCCAAAGATAAGGTAAAGCTCACAGAAGAACAACTAGCAAAAGCGAAAGATATGTACGGAGAGAACTCCGTTGAAGTTGAAAAACTAAACAGTAAGCTTCTTGATGCTCAGTTAAAAGAACAACGTTTAGCGAATGAACTAGCCGAAGTAAATAAGCAATTAGCTGAAAAGGAAGACAAGGTTAAGCAAGTTTCAAAGTCATTGGATGAAACCGGGAAAAAAATGGTCGATGTTGGCGGAGCCATGACGACAGGTTTAACACTTCCCATCGCAGCAGCAGGAGCAGCAGCTAGTAAGTTCGCCATTGACCAAGAAACAGCTTTTGCAAAGGTGTCTACTCTGTTAGATGGCTCGGCAGATGATATGAATGACTATAAAAATGCCATTCGTGATGCATCTTCCGATATGAGAGTTTCTTTTGATGAATATAGTGAAGCTGTTTATCAATCGATATCAGCTAGTATTGACCAAGCGGATGCGGTTGAGTTTACAGCGAAAGCAGCTAAATTGGCTAAGGGTGGATTTACAAGTACTTCAACAGCCGTTGACATTATGACCACGGCTTTAAATGCGTATGGACTTGAAGCTGAGGAAGCTACGAATGTAAGTGATATGCTTATTAATACTCAGAACCAAGGGAAAACCACGGTTGATGAGTTAGCTTCATCGATGGGGAAAGTCATACCTACAGCTAAAGCACAAAATGTAAATTTAGCTCAGTTGAGTACTGGTTACGCTGTATTAACGAAAAATGGTATTGCTACAGCTGAGGCAGGAACCTACATGAATGCCATGTTTGGTGAACTTGGAAAAGCTGGTTCAAAAACGGATAAGATTCTCCGTGAAAAGACGGGGAAATCCTTTGCGCAATTACAAGAAGATGGACTAAATACGGCTGATATTTTAGGCGTTTTACAAGAAGAGGCTGACAAATCAGGTCTGAAATTATCGGATATGTTTGGTTCCTCTGAAGCTGGACGAGCAGCGATGGTTTTATTGAGCAATGAAGGCGAAGAATTTAATGAGATTCTTGCTTCCATGGGAGATGCAGCAGGAGCAACAGACGAAGCCTTTGAGAAAATGAACAATACCACAGGGGAAAAAATCAAAGGCGCATTAATTAAAGCTCAAAATGCGGCTGCTAAATTTGGAGATGTCATTGCTCCAGTTATCGGTAAAGTTGCTGATATTATCTCAGATGTAACGGACAGAGTTAGCAATATGTCCGACAGGATGAAGTTCATTGTTGTTGTGGTTGCAGGAGTAGTTGCAGCAATAGGGCCATTGCTTATCGTTCTTGGTTATATCCTACAGACCGTTGCAGCCATCTTACCTATAGTTGCAAGGGCAGGACCCATATTTGCAAAAGCGAAAGTGGCCATTGCCGCATTAACAGGACCGATAGGAATTGTTATTGCTGTAATTGCAGGATTAATTGCACTTTTTGTGGTTCTTTATAACAAGAATGAAACCTTCCGTGAAAAAGTTAATCAAGTTTGGGGATTCATCAAAGATCTAGTAATGACCGTGGTAGATACCGTGGTTTCCTTTGTCATGGATGTCTTTGGTAGTATGGTGGAGTTTTGGCATGAAAACCAAGAGCTCATTCAAACCAGCACAGAAAAAGTGTGGAACTTTATTCTGATGATTATTAGTAAGGTAATGGAAGGATTGTTACCGATTATCATTACCGTTTGGACTTCCATTCAAACTACCATCCAAGTCGTATGGGAAACCATTAAAACCGTCATTAAAATTGGTGTAACAGCTGTTCAGGGAATTATTAAAGCGGTCATGCAAATGATTAATGGTGATTGGAAGGGTGCATGGGATACAATCCAAAAGACCCAAGCTAAGATTTGGGATATCATCAAAGAGTAT
It contains:
- a CDS encoding HNH endonuclease signature motif containing protein → MKIRQELLAAIKIGNLMKFYKSKEWLSLRKKALKRDNYECQMCKSKGSYHKAENVHHIKEVKTHPELALSLNNLQCLCISCHNEIHDRLEETRKPKFMNEERW
- a CDS encoding phage major capsid protein, with translation MTKSRALLKTVQQKNLTKMNLQYFGGTGGIKNLDTKTAIENKEERIKAMREAFESGDANDVAETIISNFENNMVHIQDMMNSVVKEAKQAEEENWDAQVLASRGVRVLTTEEKKFYNAAIEAESFDEVIKLMPPTVFERVFEDLEKEHPLLSLVNFQQTGATTAWVLRKPGEPVAFWGDVTAAIQEMLDEGFRTIEQGMFKLSGFLVVSKAMFELGPTWLDRYVRTFMSEVVADELENVIVKGDGDKKPIGMMKDLEADIVGGKYQDKQAIPLPDFTPATIGKEILAPTTKNGTRRYTGVTLIINPLDYAMRLFAIGAKQRDDGTWTYNNFAVPGLTIVQSPAVPLGKMISGKPKDYFMGVATTQKLETTDVLRMIEDQRLYLIRQLANGRPLDADSFRVFDISQIGETPTP
- a CDS encoding phage tail tape measure protein: MAKTPETKVKFSIFNKEFNDGLREMGRESSNLRKEFKLQDERLKANGTETDRLKNKVNYLSKEHDLAKDKVKLTEEQLAKAKDMYGENSVEVEKLNSKLLDAQLKEQRLANELAEVNKQLAEKEDKVKQVSKSLDETGKKMVDVGGAMTTGLTLPIAAAGAAASKFAIDQETAFAKVSTLLDGSADDMNDYKNAIRDASSDMRVSFDEYSEAVYQSISASIDQADAVEFTAKAAKLAKGGFTSTSTAVDIMTTALNAYGLEAEEATNVSDMLINTQNQGKTTVDELASSMGKVIPTAKAQNVNLAQLSTGYAVLTKNGIATAEAGTYMNAMFGELGKAGSKTDKILREKTGKSFAQLQEDGLNTADILGVLQEEADKSGLKLSDMFGSSEAGRAAMVLLSNEGEEFNEILASMGDAAGATDEAFEKMNNTTGEKIKGALIKAQNAAAKFGDVIAPVIGKVADIISDVTDRVSNMSDRMKFIVVVVAGVVAAIGPLLIVLGYILQTVAAILPIVARAGPIFAKAKVAIAALTGPIGIVIAVIAGLIALFVVLYNKNETFREKVNQVWGFIKDLVMTVVDTVVSFVMDVFGSMVEFWHENQELIQTSTEKVWNFILMIISKVMEGLLPIIITVWTSIQTTIQVVWETIKTVIKIGVTAVQGIIKAVMQMINGDWKGAWDTIQKTQAKIWDIIKEYIGKVIGIIKNNISKWQDNIRSIISDKLTQTKAIFTGIWDNMKEKVSTVVSLILDTVKRRFEQVKDAILNPIETAKTLVSKLLDDIKGFFTNLKLKIPTPSLPKLPKFTLNTGTRNILGKEITYPTGFGVKWHKTGGVFVDPVIAGNAGFGDVAEAIVPFEGSHAMRIAKLIAQAQNKLSENLAIRQESMVNNVIVNIDSSDVIMDGNKVGSIVWRSVKGNIDRENHRNQRKPKVR
- a CDS encoding P27 family phage terminase small subunit — translated: MNINSDTRKLAHIDYLNKMKYKEIAEKYKVSINTVKSWKKRYNWQRDTASLPQFAPEIEEMQPDSQLEQQNPLRELIKNDLLNQLKNNGTFGSHFKDLVCDYMSMWDIKNMLIDDISRRGVVVKWSNGKQSGEKKNESINELNKTNAQMLKILAELELRASKFDKDDDDAEDV
- a CDS encoding phage tail protein, whose protein sequence is MPTVVENFDAMAIKNSSVQFFDNGTQKEGTKFGCVGNLGGETTLKEIIKRCEGVEVRKITKPEKIDLTVSAHIPVKVVRDIFGINSTDLKPGVYKYSQNSKGKEFVFTADVIDEFEDVVKLIAFPKCSSATGFRFTIENGADEVAEMEVEITAYPDEKKNLYYEAFASELQDTNIQENWHKLFTYELVEKIPTP
- a CDS encoding phage portal protein yields the protein MGAFDWFRAWFGSNNTIKLDGYFFELNVKAYYKRLAVESCIDLIANTVSRCEFQTFEKGKEKRGETYYLLNVQPNQNQNATEFIHSLINNLIMNNEVLIIMQDDQLYVADDYSKKEYAFKENVYRDVVIGELKLDKTFLESDVLNIKLNNRNVMNVINSLYEDYGKLLASGINYYKRKNNKRYLIKGDFIRPQDKETQEAIDEMFQGQLKNWFDPDKEGSAFQIQDGYAMEDMSDGQKGNAGNIGTSRDIREMINDIIDFVAMPLHIPRGLIKGDVADVEKLVDSFLMFGIKPIVELVMDEINRKMYTKAQFLERTYMKIDTNQIKVVDITQLASAADKLFAIGFSFNDILALVGRDPIHEEWANKRYVTKNYQDIQSLEGGESE
- a CDS encoding head maturation protease, ClpP-related, with the protein product MTKKRFRNEKYNTLPKIDKVFKAEAIDTETSKITIYGDIGESWWGEYITATDVENALKNITTSSVHVHVNSYGGDVFDGIAIYNQLKNHSAKIIMHIDGIAASAASIIAMAGDEIVMGLGSMLMIHEGSTFAWGTKTDIRKTLNALEGIDKSIADIYMGRYKGERNEIDTMIVNETWFTSNEAVEVGLADRVDEEQEVVENSDPEDFKNSVLQRFRQKHQKASNPEQFSTNENILIRLKRQA
- a CDS encoding terminase TerL endonuclease subunit, whose amino-acid sequence is MPKMYKYHPYIDEYMYMVESGKIQACKEQKLLMDFLRWKLDQPEVVIDAEAIEKSVEVPADYFPFELFVWQKFCNAFIFGVRYKDGRLMFNRFLIEIGRGAGKNGYISYNSFFMLTGHHGIQNYDIDIVATSEKQAKTSFEDVYNVLDDPKHSKKMKKVFYKSKVLIQHKKTKSKMEYNTSNARTKDGKRSGVIIFDEIHEYDNYGDVKVFTSGLGKKPDPRTFYITTDGYIRGGVLDDLKAEAKMVLNKELPESTLFPFICKLDDEKEVDNIDMWEKANPSYRYNKHLQTEMKLEYHDMQLNSALRTEFMTKRMNLPVEDARKEVATYEERLATEKPFPEELKGIEAIGAVDFAQIRDFCSVGLLFKFDGKRYWMQHTFMHHTAPKLQDINQEIIALAIEKKLLTVVYDESINSGHVLNWFVEQAKTFRILKVSMDLYRSTILKEAFTTAGFDVEIVRRGAATHAMLSPLVEEMFVQRTVVFGDDPLMRWYVGNVYKEEHHNGNVEYKKIDKEKRKTDGFFAFLHALNFDSDLKEQTAITKDNVKKIFKSYNY
- a CDS encoding phage head closure protein; this encodes MKAYQETFNDGFLYFGHKKTKRSERGKRIGVFFEKEGKLAFRELSCRESDYELAGALGSSLDMKVKTRYPPSFRTINKNQLKCMIDNMEFDVLKVDSDREKKFLFFYLQEVGRTNEREDKEVYSRTESRDAPNDTESL